One region of Peribacillus simplex genomic DNA includes:
- a CDS encoding glycosyltransferase family 2 protein → MNTKVSIIVPIYKAEKWLSRCVDSIIEQSYEDLEIILVNDGSPDNSGEICDRYAELDSRIKVFHKNNAGTSAARNDGLKISTGNYIQFVDSDDWIDNNMCELLVKNMIESKSELVVCGLKVTKNNVELRRPFLPYKKLKVKDNIEDFYLLRRIFSSPCNKLYKKDCINSQFNTNSSLGEDLMFNLSYLQNIQNTIVIEECLYNVCLDNNESLNRKFREDRLDIVIGLVDKEMEFIINTFGEGCDKRKIYNSYILGVHAFFRDIIRHNYKSKQEFFYIVNKYANNTTIENATKHSNMERFDYKIFNYLIKIKNKTLIYYYFKLKNLRRINL, encoded by the coding sequence TTGTACCTATATATAAAGCTGAGAAATGGTTATCACGTTGTGTAGACAGCATTATAGAACAATCGTATGAAGATTTAGAAATTATTCTTGTAAATGATGGTTCCCCAGACAACAGTGGTGAGATTTGCGATAGATATGCAGAGCTTGATAGCCGTATAAAGGTTTTTCATAAAAATAATGCAGGTACTTCTGCTGCGAGAAATGATGGACTTAAAATATCCACCGGTAATTATATACAGTTCGTTGATAGTGATGACTGGATTGACAACAATATGTGTGAACTTCTTGTTAAGAATATGATTGAAAGTAAATCTGAATTAGTAGTATGTGGATTAAAAGTTACAAAAAACAATGTGGAATTAAGAAGACCTTTTCTTCCATATAAGAAATTAAAAGTAAAAGACAATATAGAGGACTTTTATTTATTACGTCGTATCTTCAGTTCACCTTGCAATAAATTATATAAAAAGGATTGCATAAATTCTCAGTTCAACACGAATAGTTCTTTGGGTGAAGACTTAATGTTTAATTTGAGTTATTTACAAAATATACAAAACACTATAGTGATAGAGGAATGCTTATATAATGTATGTTTAGATAATAATGAATCTTTAAATCGTAAATTTAGAGAAGATCGATTAGACATTGTCATTGGCTTAGTGGATAAAGAGATGGAATTTATCATTAATACATTCGGTGAGGGTTGTGATAAAAGGAAAATATATAATTCATATATTTTAGGTGTTCATGCATTTTTTAGAGATATAATTCGACATAACTATAAATCAAAACAAGAATTTTTTTATATCGTAAATAAATATGCAAATAACACAACTATTGAAAATGCTACAAAACATTCAAATATGGAACGGTTTGATTATAAAATATTTAATTACCTTATTAAGATTAAAAACAAAACGTTAATATACTATTATTTTAAATTAAAAAACTTAAGAAGAATCAATTTATAA